In the genome of Oxyura jamaicensis isolate SHBP4307 breed ruddy duck chromosome 1 unlocalized genomic scaffold, BPBGC_Ojam_1.0 oxy1_random_OJ106550, whole genome shotgun sequence, the window TGAGCATGCTCCTGTCCCCCAAGAAAGGATTATATTTTGCAACTCGCAGCTGCCCTGGATGACAAGGCGGGATCTTGGCCCTTACCCACAGAAAGAACTGAGATGAAACAAAACTTCATTCCTCCCTCTGTCAGAACAAACCACGACTAACCAGACCCTTTGCACTGTGCCCAAGAGTACTCCGCCTCCTCTATTTCAGTGTCTGCTTTCTTGCTTCATGTTCCTGTTCAGTCTCTCTCGTAAGGATGAAGGAAGATCGAGTGCTCCGAGTGAAACCCTGGGCTGGTAGAGCTTCAGGTACAGAGCTCTTGTCCATCTGCTTTTCCTATGCAGGTCAGCACCAGCTACTGTTGTGACATACAGCACCCTCAGCGGTTCTTGCTCCGGGCACCCTACACCTGTGCCAGCACTGTTCAGTCCCACAAGGCAATCACTTCAAATCTGCTCCTTCAAATCTGCAGCCTCACATCCGCAGCAGTCCCTAACATCTGAGTTTGCTCGTACAGAGCAATGGTCTTCACCCCCAGCAGCCTTCATTCGGTTATCAGAATACCTCGGTTCTGACTTGCctttctgctcctccagctctctATTTCTATAACCctcccctgcagagcagctgactGTTTCAGACCTGAACCAGACACGATAACGTACAGGCGAGCCTGAGTTATGAAAAATACCCATTAGAAATCAATACGAATtggtaaaaatacaaaaaccaaGCCTATTTTACCGATGACTTATCAAGCCGTGTGTTTTGGTATCACAGGCAAGTCAGCAAACCCACGAaatgcaggaggcagcagcagcattgctATCCACATGCAACGTTCAGATACTAAGGAAGATCATGGTCTTGTCAGATCTAACGCCTAAATTCAGATGAGGGCTTGCCCCCGTCCTGACTTTAGCCGCAGACCTTTAGAGAAAATAGAGGCGggtgctgcagaaaatgaaagcagcaacTCAGTCAGCGGAGCGTGTTTCTCTAAATCACTCAGATCCATTCTCAGCGTGTTCTCTGTCAACATTAGGCTGTGCTGGAGACTGTTTGCAAAGGGCCCAACCCATAAACCAAACAACCCTCAGGAGATAATCTCGATCAGGTCCATATTCTGGCATACTGCAGCTGTAAGCATCCTGTCCTGGCTTCTCCCTACGGTCCTTCTGCTGCCTCATTTGCATGAGCTGCCCTCGCTGCGGTGGATATTAACAAATACCTACAGGGGGTGGGCAGCTGCCTCGTTCCACACGCACAGGCTATCTTTCAGGAGAAGAGGATTAAACAGCACTGATTATAGCAATAAGGGATCGTTACACCACAAAGCGCTGGCAGAAAAAGAGATGTTTACAATGCAGACACTGCAGACAGGAATAAGAACAAATCAAATCCCACTGAAATTCTACAAGAAAACTTAAACTTGTAGAAGACAATTAGTGGAGCAAGGACACAGGGCAGTAAGATCTCTCTTTACTTGTAATCCAAAGGAAAACATGGGTGGTGATTTCAGCTGCAGAACAGTACCGTACATGACTTGGTCAGTGACTGATCACGGACTCTCTGtgtggagctgctcctgcctctgcctttgCAGTGTCTGAAATGCTTCTGACCCTCATAAAACCCAGGCTGAGGGATCCAGTAAGATAACACCTGATCGTGGTAACAAGCAGTGCGTGGAGGAAGCGAACTCTTTGGGTTGCAGAGAGTCAGGGCACCGCTTGCTATCTCAAAATCCTTTACAATCACCGGGGGAAGAAAGGTACAAGGTAAGGAAAAGCAGTGCTAATTCTGGGAGTGGAAGCCAAGTGTCCAATGTCCCAACACTAATCTCACTAGCTCGAAGTCCCTTTAAAGATAAGCGTggctattaaagaaaaaacataaccAGTTCAGCCGGAGGCTGGTTGGCAACGTACATCTTTTTCCTGGATGGTGCACTCCTTGCAGTAGTAGGCATCAGACACTCCTGGACCCCCGCAGATCACGCAGCGTCCTTGGTAGGAGCCGTAGTTACACTCATCGCATATGCGCACGAGTGTGCAGGGCCGCACGTACGAGTCACAGATCACACATTTGCCATCACCTGAAAGTAAAACAGTCTTGGCTTACAGAACATCCTTTTCTCCACCctcacacagaagaaaagattCCTAAACCTGCCTGTAAAAACAATACCATTGGACCAAGTAGActgcagaaatttattttacagccaCAGGGTGCAACTTTATATTTGCACATGGACTTCAGGGGAACAAAGGCCTGCAatatctgtgtttgtttttgtttttttaatcttgcatATACATATCCAGAGAAGAAACCCAAGGACACGTCTTTTGTGATTAGCTAGCACCTGCTTAGCTCATACCCATACTTGTACTCTAcagtttgtctttgtttttttcacttgtgaaaAAATGCTGGACTGACAGGACTAGAGTCCTTACCTATGCAGCAGCGTAAGCTTCTCCCACACAGCCACATCAACAAAAGTCTGGAGTTACCATCCTCAGAGAGATGGGATAAGAGATTGTATTTGTGGTCCTTTTAATCCTTCATCTGTGAGAAGGCCAAAGAAAGGGCAAACTGGCATAAACAGCCACTTCACAAAGTTGCTCTTGCTTTCTCACAAGGAACTGAGTGAAATTCAAGCACTCTTATCATACAGGCAAAGAGCCATCAGATGCCATTGGCAGTCTGCTGTGCTGGACCCGATCCAAAACACTGACCTAGAGATGAAAGGCTTCGTATCTTATTACCAGTTCCCAAGGCATCTAATCCCTACTCCCACAAACAGCTCATCTAACCTGCTCATAAATCTCCATCCTGACGGCCCTCGGCTACTACCACTGGGAATCTGTTTAAGTCCTGCGtgttcctgaaaacattttttttttactttgtactCCTCACTGTACTTTGTTTCTCCTCACTTTGCGTGTTTTCATGCTAATTTGGAGCCCCAAAGTAGTCATCTTGTACCATGCCACTACAAGAATCTAATGACTGCTCATactccttcttcccttctacAGCTGAGCACTGGCATTTGATTCTGTGTATTTATCCGTTCTATCTCtagacatttttctctgtgcacTTCTCGTTCTCAAGGCGTGAAGTCAGATTACAAAAacgtgttctttttttctttcttcgtAGTGATCAGGCTGATCATTTCGCGTTCCAAGGCCTCAATCACTAAGTCAGTGTGGCTGCAGCCACTGGAAATGCTGGCAGCACATACTCTAAGAGTAGCACACATCTGTGACAATCTATTTGAGCACTGTCTTTGTAAGTACTCACTGATTTATTTACACTTGCTCCACACGCTTACACTTGGATAAATCCACAAGTAGCTCTTCCCATCCCAAAGAGCAGCTTGTCccccattttttgtttgtaacacCAAGGCAGCGGCACAGTAAGCAGAGAATTCAATCCTCAAAACCGAACCGGGTGCTCTAAGCACTGCACCAGGTTCTCAGCCGTCTATAGGCAGAAGATACACTTACATTTCTCGCAAAGCCTTCCAATcgctgcaggaaaaaaaaaagaaaaaaaatgtattaggtAGGGCAGAAACAGGTGAAGAATGAGATTTAGTTAAGGCAAAGGCAGGAGAATATGGGATTGGATAGAAATTGATAATCTGGGGCAGTCAGCAGCCTTTTTTAGAAGGAGGACACAAAGTCCGGCCATAACACAACGGTGTTTGTGACAAGCAACGTGTGTCCTAGGCTCATCGGCGCAGACCGAGGGTCCGATGGGCCGCGAGCGCTCAGTGGCGGCCGCCGACAGTAAGACGGTTCACGCTCGTTATTCCCCGTTAGTCACAGCcgatataaatttaaattacgattcaaattaatcatttaagcctggggggggggggttaggtGACGGGTCAGGAGGGAGCCCCCTCACACGCAGGCCGCGGGTGCCCATTCTGTGGGGCGCCCAcaggacggggggggggggcgcgctCCCGCCGGCCGCTAACGGCCAGTAACGGCCAGTAACGGCCGCCGCCGGGCGCTCACCGACGCCCGCCTGCTTGCGGCAGAAGATGAGGTCCGGGTGGTGCTTGGCCatgg includes:
- the LOC118156923 gene encoding PHD finger-like domain-containing protein 5A isoform X1; translated protein: MAKHHPDLIFCRKQAGVAIGRLCEKCDGKCVICDSYVRPCTLVRICDECNYGSYQGRCVICGGPGVSDAYYCKECTIQEKDRDGCPKIVNLGSSKTDLFYERKKYGFKKR
- the LOC118156923 gene encoding PHD finger-like domain-containing protein 5A isoform X2; amino-acid sequence: MWLCGRSLRCCIGDGKCVICDSYVRPCTLVRICDECNYGSYQGRCVICGGPGVSDAYYCKECTIQEKDRDGCPKIVNLGSSKTDLFYERKKYGFKKR